Sequence from the Roseofilum reptotaenium CS-1145 genome:
GGCGCAAACATTTAAGCCTCGATGCACTTCTGCCAAAATGCACTCTACCATCTGAGCATAAGTCTCTTTGCGCTGCCGATTGCTCCGATTGTAAGGTAATGGTTCGGCTGTAGAGTTGAGAGAGACCAGCCATTGTGCCGTGGCCGGATCGGCTATAGCATATAAGACTTTATCAGCCTGTTCGATCCAAGCTTTTGCCGCCAACGTGACTTGACCGACAAATTGGATTCCTGTCCCGACAATAGTTAAACACCCTGATTTCAAAGTCAACCTACCTAGTTATTTTTCCGTATAATTTTGCTGGGGAGGCGATCGCTCGATTAAAATCAACCAACGCTTTCTCATAGCATTTCATCTGTCTGTAGACTTCTCCGCGATGGGCGATCGCCCAACTATAGTCTGGTTCTATGTCTATCGCCTGACTAAACTCAATTAACGCTTTGTCATAGCATTTCTGCAAGCGATACTTTTCTGCCTTTCTCGCCAGTTCTCGCGCCTTTGCTCCGACTTCAATCTGCCGATTGTTCATCTTAATTCACCATCCCCAAACGTGCCATCATTTCCCGATTGAAAGGAATTTGTCCTTGCGGAGGAACGTAAAGAGTGGACACCTCACTCACCAAGGCTTCTGGTAACTTAGATAAGGGCATCGGCTCAATAATTGGCTGACAAACTGGATAATAAATAGCGGCTTCATAGACAATGACTTCATGGTCGCGATCGTAATGCTTTTCTAACACCTCCGTCAAAACCTTGAGACCCGGAAAAACTCCTTGAGCATCAAAAAAGCTAAAATTCCCAATCAATCCAATTTGCCACAAGATTAACGCGCTCCTGGGGTCAAAACGGCGATCGCGAAGCAGAAAATCCGTCGCTTCAAAACTCTGACATCCATACTGTCCTGGATCAACTCCCACATCGGCATATAAACAATCAGATGCCGATATTCCCGGTAGCATTTGTGCCCGGAATCCCTCCTCTCGTGCCTGCCGAATCGCCTCACGAGTAGGATTAGCAAAAACTCCAGGATGACCGTAGAAAACTGCACACACATCCAATCCTTGACGAACAGCATTGAGGATCACCTCCACCATTTCACCATAGGTTTGTTTGCGCCATTGATTGTTGGTATTGTACGGAAGACTTTCGGCAGTTTCGTTGAGCGATCGCAGCCATTCAGCCGTTGCCGGATCGGCAACTGCATATAACACTTTATCGGCCTGTTCGATCCAAGCCTTTGCCGCCAAGGTTACTTGACCAACAAATTGGATTCCCGTCCCGACAATCGTTAAACAACCCGATTTCAAACTCGACCTACCTAATCATTATTTCCATATCATTTTGCCTGGGAGGCGATCGCCAGAGGGCCAGCGATAGAACCGAAAGCGAATTGAAGCGCGATCGGATTTTAGTTTTAACAGTGTCTCCTCAACCTTGTCACTCGAACGCTTAAAAAATCACACTAGGGTCTGATTTTTAGCCAGTGATGCCACTCATTTGAACGTTAGTCACTAGCTGTATAATTGCGGTCGCGAAGTGTTCTTTATCTATCTCAGCACAACCTTCTAAAAATTGCAAGATCTTTTCCAAATTATCTTTTTTTAGCCTCAAAAGTATATTGAAATACTCTTGCTTGCGTACTTATACTTGCGTTACCTTAAATTCGTTTTTCGATCATATTTTTCTCCTCATAGTCGATATCCAAATTTCTGATGACATAATTTGGTCGTACATTCTAAAGACGATTCTATTGATCAGTTTCTGACAAGAATTCTAGAATTCACTCAGGACAAGGGTTTTCTGACAACCGAGAACCGTCTACCTATAGGGACTGTAAAGCTTTTTAGTCATTTGCCCTGCTTGATAGCGCTTTCCAGCTAGCCTCAGCATTCAATAAAGGCGGGATCATACTGGTTCGGCGGATATCCGGACGGAGGATCGCTCGACGGATTTCCTCTGCTGTAGCCTGGGGAAAAAGAGACCATAGCAAGGCCGCCGTTCCACTGACAAAAGGTGCGGCTGCGCTAGTACCAGTCATTGGCATATATCCGCCACTCGAAGAAGTACTGATCGTATTCACCCCTGGTGCCCTAAGTCCCGATTTCCCTACCGATATACCGCTATTCGATTTGAAATGCCAGTCTCCTTGCATATTGCAGGCAGCGACTGGAATCGTCCAAGGATGATCAAACAGAGCCATTTGCCCAATTCGACCTTGATTGCCAGCCGCTCCAACGATTAAGACTCCTTTTTGAAGGGCATAATCGAACGCCTCTTGGAGAAAACGTTGCTCTTGGAGCGACGTGGTGGGTAGGCCCAAACTAAGATTAATAATCTTAGCTCCAGCGTCGATCATTTCCCTAAGGGCACAGGCAAGATTCTCGGGCGTAACTTTGAGGCATTGCTCAAAATCGCCTGTATCGCATAAGATAGGCTTCACCAATACCGTACAATCCGGGCACAGCCCTGGAGCTTGAGAACCCCGTTGGGCACAGATAATTCCTGCGACAAAAGTTCCATGCACGCAGCCGATGCTCTCTTTCGTTTGGCCAATCACCTCTGATGCGGCGGGGAGCGTGCGTAGGGAAGCCGCTTGCAAATCTTCATGAGATCCTTCTACAGGGCCATCAATTATTCCTACTACGATTTCAGGTCGCCCAGATGTAGCAGCCAATAGCGGTTTGATATTAATAAGTTCTAAATAATTAGCCATTTTTTTAGACAACACTTTAACGTATTAAACTGCTTGCTTAAACCTGCACCCCATTGGCAAAATTAGTCTTAACTCTCTTCATATCTCTTCAGCAAATCGGAGTTTTTTGTTGCCATTGATGTATTTTCTTTTGACATCAACGCCTCTTTAGCTGAGGAAAAGCGATCGCCTCAAATTAGTCAATTTCATTACGAACAAGGTAGTACTAGCTTTTGCCAACAACCGCAGGGAACTTCCGAGAAAAGCCTGCAAGAGGGGAATCAAGGTGCGATCGCACTAAAGTCAAATCAGTAGTCCTGAAATCTACGTAGGTATATTTTGTCTGTGTATTAGTGCTTTTAATCGCCCTACTGTTCTTCT
This genomic interval carries:
- a CDS encoding SAM-dependent methyltransferase encodes the protein MKSGCLTIVGTGIQFVGQVTLAAKAWIEQADKVLYAVADPATAEWLRSLNETAESLPYNTNNQWRKQTYGEMVEVILNAVRQGLDVCAVFYGHPGVFANPTREAIRQAREEGFRAQMLPGISASDCLYADVGVDPGQYGCQSFEATDFLLRDRRFDPRSALILWQIGLIGNFSFFDAQGVFPGLKVLTEVLEKHYDRDHEVIVYEAAIYYPVCQPIIEPMPLSKLPEALVSEVSTLYVPPQGQIPFNREMMARLGMVN
- a CDS encoding S8 family peptidase — its product is MANYLELINIKPLLAATSGRPEIVVGIIDGPVEGSHEDLQAASLRTLPAASEVIGQTKESIGCVHGTFVAGIICAQRGSQAPGLCPDCTVLVKPILCDTGDFEQCLKVTPENLACALREMIDAGAKIINLSLGLPTTSLQEQRFLQEAFDYALQKGVLIVGAAGNQGRIGQMALFDHPWTIPVAACNMQGDWHFKSNSGISVGKSGLRAPGVNTISTSSSGGYMPMTGTSAAAPFVSGTAALLWSLFPQATAEEIRRAILRPDIRRTSMIPPLLNAEASWKALSSRAND